From Aphelocoma coerulescens isolate FSJ_1873_10779 chromosome 15, UR_Acoe_1.0, whole genome shotgun sequence, one genomic window encodes:
- the FOXN4 gene encoding forkhead box protein N4, translating to MIESDIPSIMSGIIRNSGQNHHPSQEYRLLASDPSQLSEDELPGDLQSLSWLTSVDVPRLQQMASGRMDFSLGAQNAMLQQTGPVGSTMHSTPGAMIHVQASLPQGILGLNSISTHGANMSPYAVGGQLSPGLQTQQQLFPPPPPPPPPPPPPPHSQQVFALAQNPQQCNPAAIYNTSYGTQPHYSQPRLAPHSAQELHPKHYPKPIYSYSCLIAMALKNSKTGSLPVSEIYSFMKEHFPYFKTAPDGWKNSVRHNLSLNKCFEKVENKLSGTSRKGCLWALNPAKIDKMEEEMQKWKRKDLAAIHRSMANPEELDKLITDRPESCRRPSKQAEPEGPPLGRISVSQLQPQPIMTLSLQSLPLHHQLQTQARLAPNSPAPAQTPPLHTLPDMSRSPLPHHPMGRAPDFPNVAVDMSTEVDALDPSIMDFALQGNIWEEMKDDSFSLDTLGAFSNSPLHLSDCELGTPGLTPASSGSDRSFSDLQVTGLYTTYTTLDNVAAAQYMNPQGNKPIPLL from the exons ATGATAGAGAGTGATATCCCGTCCATAATGTCAGGAATCATTAGGAATTCAGGGCAAAACCACCACCCCTCGCAGGAGTACAG aCTCCTGGCTTCAGACCCGTCCCAGCTGAGCGAGGATGAGCTCCCGGGGGATTTGCAGTCCCTGTCCTGGCTGACATCCGTGGATGTGCCTCGGCTCCAACAGATGGCCAGTGGGAGAATGGATTTCAGCCTGGGGGCCCAGAATGCCATGCTCCAGCAGACAG GTCCTGTGGGCAGCACGATGCACTCGACACCCGGAGCAATGATCCACGTCCAGGCCAGCCTCCCACAGGGAATCCTGGGCCTCAATTCCATCTCAACACACGGAGCAAAT ATGAGCCCCTACGCCGTGGGTGGGCAGCTGTCCCCTGGTTTGCAAACACAGCAAcagctcttccctcctcctcctcctcctcctcctcctcctcctcctcctcctcactcccAGCAGGTGTTTGCCCTGGCCCAGAACCCCCAGCAG TGTAACCCAGCAGCAATCTACAACACCTCCTATGGGACACAGCCACACTATTCCCAGCCACGCCTGGCtccccactctgcccaggaactgcatCCAAAGCATTATCCCAAGCCCATTTATTCCTACAG CTGTTTGATCGCGATGGCGCTGAAGAACAGCAAGACCGGGAGCCTGCCCGTGAGCGAGATCTACAGCTTCATGAAGGAGCACTTCCCCTACTTCAAG ACAGCCCCCGACGGGTGGAAGAATTCCGTGCGCCACAACCTGTCCCTGAACAAGTGCTTTGAGAAGGTGGAGAACAAACTGAGCGGGACCTCCCGCAAGGGCTGCCTGTGGGCCCTCAACCCCGCCAAGATCGACAAGATGGAGGAGGAGATGCAGAAGTGGAAGAGGAAGGATTTGGCTGCTATTCACAGGAGCATGGCGAACCCAG AGGAGCTGGACAAGCTGATCACGGACAGACCCGAGAGCTGCAGGCGGCCCAGCAAGCAGGCAGAGCCCGAGGGGCCCCCCCTGGGCCGGATCTCCgtgtcccagctccagccccagcccatcaTGACGCTGTCCCTGCAGTCCCTCCCCCTGCACCACCAGCTCCAGACCCAGGCTCGCCTCGCCCCCAActccccagcacctgcacaaACGCCTCCTCTGCACACCCTGCCCGACATGAGCCGCAGCCCCCTGCCCCACCATCCCATGGGACGCGCCCCGGACTTCCCGAACGTGGCGGTGGACATGAGCACGGAGGTGGATGCTCTGGATCCGAGCATTATGGATTTCGCCCTGCAAG GGAACATTTGGGAGGAGATGAAAGACGACAGCTTCAGCCTGGACACCCTGGGTGCCTTCAGCAACTCCCCCCTGCATCTCTCCGACTGTGAGCTGGGCACGCCCGGCCTCACGCCCGCGTCCAGCGGCAGTGACCGCTCCTTCTCCGACCTGCAGGTCACTGGCCTTTACACCACCTACACCACCCTGGACAATGTGGCAGCTGCTCAGTACATGAACCCCCAAGGCAACAAAcccatccctctgctctga